The sequence below is a genomic window from Chloracidobacterium sp..
GTGTCAGCAGGTCGCGCGCCGCCTGTCGCGCCGCCTCCGTCACAACCGACCCGCCCAGAATCCGCGCCAACTCCTCCACCCGCTCCGCCGCGTCCAGCGACGTAATCGCTGTCTGCGTTCGGCCGTTCACCACCGCTTTTTCCACCCGCAGGTGCGTTGTTGCAAACCGCGCCACCTGCGCCTGATGCGTCACACAGAGCACCTGCTGCCGCTCGGCCAGTCGCCGCAGCCGTACGCCGACCGCTTCCGCCACGCGCCCGCTGACGCCGACATCCACCTCGTCAAACACCATCGTACGCGGAATATCCGTCGGCGCAAGGATAGATTTGACGCCTAGCATGACCCGCGCCAACTCGCCGCCCGAAGCAACCTTCGCCAGTGGACGCGGCGGCTCGCCCGGATTCGAGGTGAACAAAAACTCGACGTCTTCCAAACCCGACGCCGCCCACGTCCTCGAATCAGCAGGGTCGCGCTCGTCAAACGCCACCACCAGCCGTGCCGGCGCTAACGCCAACGCCTGCAACTCCTTCATCAATGCCGCCTCGAACGCCTGCGCCGTCGCACGGCGGGCGGCGCGCAATGCCAACGCCAACCGGCGGTACTGCGCCGCCGCTTCTTCTACAGCCGCCGTCAGCCGCTGGCGTTCCGCGTCGCTGTTTTCAACGGCGGACAGTTCCGCCCGAATTCGCTCCCACGTCGCAAGGACGCCCTCCAGCGTTCCGCCGTACTTACGCTTGAGCCGATCCAAGTCATCCAAGCGGGCTTCCACTTCGCGCAATCGCTCTGGGGACACCACAACTGCGCTGGCGTAGTCCCGCAATGTCAAGGCGACTTCCTCGATGCTGTACCGTGTGGACTCAAGCGTCGCCGCCGCCTCGGCCAACGTCGGATCGGCGTCCGCCAACTCTCCTACCCGCCGCAACGCCTGTACGATGAGCGTCAGCGCGGACGCTTCCCGCTCATACAGCAGGTCATAAGCCGCCGCCGCCGTCGCCGCCAAACGTTCCGCGTTCGCCAGCCGCCTTCGTTCCACGCGCAGTTCCTCATCCTCGCCGGCGCGCGGTGCAACGCGCTCCAACTCGTCCCGTTGGAAGGTCAGCAACTCCAACCGTTGCAACCGGTCGGCTTCCTCGTGCTGGAAGCGCTCCAGCGCCTGCTGCGCTGTCCGCCACGTGGTGAAGGCTTCCGCCGTGGCGTCTGCAAGCGGCAGATGTCGCCCG
It includes:
- the recN gene encoding DNA repair protein RecN; translation: MLKQLYIENIAVVQRQRVTFDAGLTIVTGETGAGKSLIVDALALAVGGRVTADIIRAGETRAVVEALFDCPDHPEVMRLLAEAELEVGNELLIRREVSASGKGRVFINDQLCPLATVRALRPYLVDIHGQGDQQTLIEPSAHARVLDAFGRHLPLADATAEAFTTWRTAQQALERFQHEEADRLQRLELLTFQRDELERVAPRAGEDEELRVERRRLANAERLAATAAAAYDLLYEREASALTLIVQALRRVGELADADPTLAEAAATLESTRYSIEEVALTLRDYASAVVVSPERLREVEARLDDLDRLKRKYGGTLEGVLATWERIRAELSAVENSDAERQRLTAAVEEAAAQYRRLALALRAARRATAQAFEAALMKELQALALAPARLVVAFDERDPADSRTWAASGLEDVEFLFTSNPGEPPRPLAKVASGGELARVMLGVKSILAPTDIPRTMVFDEVDVGVSGRVAEAVGVRLRRLAERQQVLCVTHQAQVARFATTHLRVEKAVVNGRTQTAITSLDAAERVEELARILGGSVVTEAARQAARDLLTRNGLVGAPTSELSD